A stretch of the Meles meles chromosome 19, mMelMel3.1 paternal haplotype, whole genome shotgun sequence genome encodes the following:
- the LOC123930864 gene encoding orphan sodium- and chloride-dependent neurotransmitter transporter NTT5-like: MTSVSENTEAQDEKSQISRPSDSKSLIATTSASQLLKSDLTTEELMAEGQKCDTVSSYIWSDEDNDEILETINKDEPKEESPTDRPSWANKIEYLLAQVGFCVGLSTIWRFPYLCFHNGGGSFLIIYILMLFLVGVPLLFLEMAAGQRMRQGSIGVWKVISPWIGGVGYSSFMVCCIVGSYYSVLMAWNLFYLVQSFQSPLPWSTCPLLKNSSYFDPECERTTSTIYFWYRNVLKVTDEIEVGGLPVMHLSVSLFVTWFIICISMIKGPKSTGKMLYVSVLLPYFILFCLLIRSLMLEGAHSGLKNLLAAKVPALYSVEVWRRTGNQLFLSMGLGFGSFTATSSYIPRANNCVMDAFVVALFNLTASLTATMFVFAIMGHLATENTKRCYVRNAETVLGLIASGVLPVEASPPESIYLDPSSIYSRWLESLPQRVKDMVLPHMSTCGIAQELKEVMEGPSVAIVAFTDVISVFSGSTFWAIITFVLLASLGLSTMIGITQSLVTPLQDTFSSLRKYTKLLTVGVCVPLFLGSLIFVRPSGSYYVNLLDDYWVSLPLFFIIILENIAMAWIYGARRFLADLITMLGHSISPIYCWLWCFLSPFVLLVLFVSTLIHLLLKNITYLAWDASISNEVIRIYPPWAKVLLIILIIITILPVPAYFLYTLIGVDFTVSMIHSRATVIFEPEAKGNSLKSHPWLQVRKNQKKVNMLNK, translated from the exons ATGACATCTGTTAGTGAAAACACGGAGGCCCAAGATGAGAAATCCCAGATTTCTAGACCTTCGGATTCCAAATCCCTGATTGCTACTACCTCAGCTTCCCAGCTCTTAAAGTCTGATTTGACTACTGAGGAACTGATGGCAGAGGGACAGAAGTGTGACACGGTGTCATCATACATTTGGTCTGATGAAGATAATGATGAAATACTGGAGACCATAAACAAGGATGAGCCAAAGGAGGAATCTCCCACTGATCGACCATCCTGGGCCAATAAAATTGAGTACCTCCTGGCCCAGGTGGGCTTTTGTGTGGGACTGAGCACCATCTGGCGCTTTCCTTATCTGTGTTTTCACAATGGAGGTG GCAGTTTTCTCATCATCTACATCCTCATGCTGTTCTTGGTTGGGGTTCCTCTTCTATTCCTGGAGATGGCAGCTGGTCAGAGGATGCGTCAGGGCAGCATTGGTGTATGGAAGGTCATCAGCCCCTGGATTGGTGGTGTGGGGTACAGCAGCTTCATG GTGTGCTGCATTGTGGGCTCGTACTACAGTGTGCTCATGGCTTGGAATCTCTTCTATTTGGTTCAGTCTTTCCAGTCTCCACTGCCTTGGTCAACATGCCCCTTACTGAAGAACTCCAGTTATTTTg ATCCTGAATGTGAGCGGACAACGTCTACCATATACTTTTGGTACCGGAATGTATTGAAGGTCACCGATGAAATTGAAGTGGGTGGGCTACCAGTTATGCAcctcagtgtctctctctttgtGACCTGGTTTATTATCTGCATCTCCATGATCAAAGGACCAAAGTCCACTGGAAAG ATGCTGTATGTCTCAGTACTCCTTCCCTACTTCatccttttctgtctccttatCCGGAGTCTCATGCTGGAAGGTGCACATTCTGGTCTCAAGAATTTGTTGGCTGCCAAG GTGCCAGCCCTGTACTCTGTGGAAGTGTGGCGCCGGACAGGGAACCAGCTCTTTTTATCCATGGGCCTTGGCTTTGGCAGCTTCACTGCAACCAGCTCATACATCCCTCGGGCCAACAACTGTGTCATGGATGCCTTTGTTGTGGCTCTTTTCAACTTGACTGCCTCGCTGACTGCCACCATGTTTGTATTTGCCATAATGGGCCACTTGGCCACAGAGAACACTAAAAGATGTTATGTGAG GAATGCTGAGACGGTGCTGGGTCTGATAGCTTCCGGGGTGCTGCCTGTCGAGGCCAGCCCTCCAGAGAGTATATATCTTGATCCAAGCTCCATCTACTCCAGATGGCTCGAGAGCCTCCCTCAACGAGTCAAAGACATGGTCCTACCCCATATGTCCACTTGCGGCATAGCTCAAGAATTGAAGGAG GTTATGGAGGGTCCCAGTGTGGCCATCGTGGCATTTACTGATGTCATCTCTGTGTTTTCCGGATCCACCTTCTGGGCCATCATCACCTTCGTGTTGCTGGCGAGCCTGGGGCTGAGCACCATGATAGGAATCACTCAGAGCCTTGTTACCCCTCTCCAGGACACTTTCTCTTCCCTCAGGAAATACACAAAACTGCTCACAG TGGGCGTCTGTGTGCCTTTGTTCCTGGGCAGCCTCATTTTCGTGAGGCCTTCGGGCAGCTACTATGTGAACCTGCTGGATGATTACTGGGtatctctgcccctcttcttcaTTATCATCTTGGAGAACATAGCCATGGCCTGGATCTATGGGGCCAGGAG GTTCCTTGCAGACTTGATTACCATGTTGGGCCACTCCATATCCCCCATCTATTGTTGGCTGTGgtgttttctgtctccttttgtgCTGCTAGTCCTGTTTGTAAGCACCCTGATTCATCTGCTTCTGAAGAACATCACCTACTTGGCCTGGGACGCGAGCATT tCAAATGAGGTGATCCGAATTTATCCACCATGGGCTAAAGTCTTgctcatcatcctcatcatcattaccatcttGCCTGTCCCTGCCTACTTCTTGTACACACTCATTGGTGTGGATTTCACAGTCTCCATGATTCACAGTAGGGCAACAGTTATCTTCGAACCGGAAGCTAAAGGGAACTCACTGAAGTCCCATCCATGGCTTCAGGTGAGGAAAAACCAAAAGAAGGttaatatgttgaataaataa